The following are encoded together in the Pseudomonas xantholysinigenes genome:
- a CDS encoding lysophospholipid acyltransferase family protein, translated as MSILQAIRIFLFYLLLGTSSLLWCSLSFFVAPFLPFPKRYKFINVYWCRCALFLVRTILRIDYKVTGAENVPDVPCVILSNHQSTWETFFLSAYFSPLSQVLKRELLYVPFFGWAMAMLRPIAIDRKNPKEALRQVASQGDELLKQGTWVLIFPEGTRVPHGQMGKFSRGGTALAVNAGLPVLPIAHNAGKFWPREGWGKRPGTIEVVIGKPMFPEGTGPRAIAELNDRAQAWNEATQRAMGSLPPSAEKPEQQPA; from the coding sequence ATGTCGATCCTGCAGGCGATCAGAATCTTTCTTTTTTACCTGCTGTTGGGCACCAGTTCGCTGCTGTGGTGCTCGCTGAGCTTCTTCGTCGCGCCTTTCCTGCCGTTCCCCAAGCGCTACAAGTTCATCAACGTGTACTGGTGCCGCTGCGCGCTGTTCCTGGTGCGAACGATCCTGCGGATCGACTACAAGGTCACCGGCGCCGAGAACGTGCCTGACGTACCTTGCGTGATCCTGTCGAACCACCAGAGTACCTGGGAGACGTTCTTCCTCTCGGCGTATTTCTCGCCGCTGAGCCAGGTGCTCAAGCGTGAACTGCTGTATGTGCCGTTCTTCGGCTGGGCCATGGCCATGCTGCGGCCGATCGCCATCGACCGGAAAAACCCGAAGGAGGCCCTGCGCCAGGTCGCCAGCCAGGGCGACGAGCTGCTCAAGCAGGGCACCTGGGTGCTGATCTTCCCCGAAGGTACTCGCGTGCCGCATGGGCAGATGGGCAAGTTCTCCCGCGGCGGCACCGCGCTGGCGGTGAACGCCGGCCTGCCGGTACTGCCGATCGCCCACAACGCCGGCAAGTTCTGGCCGCGTGAAGGCTGGGGCAAGCGCCCGGGCACCATCGAAGTGGTGATTGGCAAGCCGATGTTCCCCGAGGGGACTGGCCCGCGTGCCATCGCCGAGCTCAACGACCGTGCCCAGGCATGGAACGAGGCGACCCAGCGGGCCATGGGTTCGCTGCCGCCAAGCGCGGAAAAACCTGAGCAGCAGCCTG
- the glyQ gene encoding glycine--tRNA ligase subunit alpha, with protein MSQPTPAVRTFQDLILALQNYWAEQGCVVLQPYDMEVGAGTFHTATFLRAVGPETWNAAYVQPSRRPADGRYGENPNRLQHYYQFQVVLKPNPANFQELYLGSLKAIGLDPLVHDIRFVEDNWESPTLGAWGLGWEIWLNGMEVTQFTYFQQVGGIECYPVTGEITYGLERLAMYLQGVDSVYDLVWADGPFGKVTYGDVFHQNEVEQSTYNFEHANVEKLFELFDFYESEANRLIKLDLPLPTYEMVLKASHTFNLLDARRAISVTERQRYILRVRTLARDVAQSYLQARARLGFPMASPELRDEVLAKLEAAQ; from the coding sequence GTGAGCCAGCCTACGCCAGCCGTGCGTACCTTCCAAGACCTGATCCTCGCCCTGCAGAACTACTGGGCCGAGCAAGGTTGTGTGGTGCTTCAGCCCTACGATATGGAAGTAGGCGCCGGCACTTTCCATACCGCCACCTTCCTGCGCGCCGTGGGCCCAGAGACGTGGAACGCCGCCTACGTGCAGCCTAGCCGTCGCCCCGCCGACGGACGGTATGGCGAAAACCCCAACCGCCTGCAGCACTACTACCAGTTCCAGGTAGTGCTCAAGCCGAACCCGGCCAACTTCCAGGAGCTGTACCTCGGCTCGCTGAAAGCCATCGGCCTGGACCCGCTGGTTCACGACATCCGCTTCGTCGAAGACAACTGGGAATCGCCGACCCTCGGCGCCTGGGGCCTGGGTTGGGAAATCTGGCTGAACGGCATGGAAGTGACCCAGTTCACCTACTTCCAGCAAGTCGGCGGCATCGAGTGCTACCCGGTCACCGGTGAAATCACCTACGGCCTGGAGCGCCTGGCCATGTACCTGCAGGGCGTGGACTCGGTCTACGACCTGGTGTGGGCCGACGGCCCGTTCGGCAAGGTCACCTACGGCGACGTGTTCCACCAGAACGAAGTGGAGCAGTCGACCTACAACTTCGAGCACGCCAACGTCGAGAAGCTGTTCGAGCTGTTCGACTTCTACGAAAGCGAAGCGAACCGCCTGATCAAGCTGGACCTGCCGCTGCCGACCTACGAAATGGTCCTGAAGGCCTCGCACACCTTCAACCTGCTGGACGCCCGCCGCGCCATCTCGGTGACCGAGCGCCAGCGTTACATCCTGCGCGTGCGTACCCTGGCCCGGGACGTCGCGCAAAGCTATCTGCAAGCCCGCGCACGCCTGGGCTTCCCGATGGCCTCTCCCGAACTGCGTGACGAAGTGTTGGCTAAGCTGGAGGCTGCACAATGA
- the glyS gene encoding glycine--tRNA ligase subunit beta encodes MSAQDFLVELGTEELPPKALATLGDAFLAGIEKGLQAAGLNYSGKQVYAAPRRLAVLIRQLDVQQPDRSINIDGPPLQAAFNAEGQPTQAALGFAKKCGVELADIDQSGPKLRFSQHIPGKATASLLPTIVEDSLNDLPIPKRMHWGASREEFVRPTQWLVMLLGDQVVDCTILAQKAGRESRGHRFHHPENVLITTPANYVEDLRKAHVLADFAERRELISKRTAELAMQQEGTAIVPPALLDEVTALVEWPVPLVCSFEERFLEVPQEALITTMQDNQKYFCLLDSEGKLLPRFITVANVESRDPKQIVEGNEKVVRPRLTDAEFFFKQDKKQPLESFNERLKNVVFQAQLGTVFDKAERVSKLAAFIAPYIGGSAANAGRAGLLSKCDLASEMVGEFPEMQGIAGYYYALNDGEPEDVALALNEQYMPRGAGAELPQTLTGAAVAIADKLDTLVGIFGIGMLPTGSKDPYALRRAALGVLRILIEKQLDLDLTTAVEFAVKQFGAKVKAAGLSEQVLEFIFDRLRARYEDEGIDVSTYLSVRALKPGSALDFDQRVQAVQAFRKLPEADALAAANKRVSNLLGKAEGAIADQVEPKYFDNANEFSLYSAIQQADQAVQPMAAARQYSEALARLAALRDPVDAFFEAVMVNAEDAKVRANRYALLSRLRGLFLGVADISLLG; translated from the coding sequence ATGAGTGCTCAAGATTTCCTGGTTGAACTGGGCACCGAAGAGCTGCCACCGAAGGCCCTCGCCACCCTGGGCGACGCGTTCCTCGCCGGCATCGAGAAAGGCCTGCAGGCCGCCGGCCTGAACTACAGCGGCAAGCAGGTCTACGCCGCGCCGCGCCGCCTGGCCGTGCTGATCCGTCAGCTGGACGTGCAGCAACCGGACCGCAGCATCAACATCGACGGCCCGCCCCTGCAAGCGGCGTTCAACGCCGAAGGCCAGCCAACCCAGGCGGCCCTGGGCTTCGCCAAGAAGTGCGGCGTGGAACTGGCGGACATCGACCAGAGCGGCCCGAAGCTGCGCTTCTCCCAACACATCCCGGGCAAGGCCACCGCCAGCCTGCTGCCGACCATCGTCGAGGATTCGCTCAACGACCTGCCGATCCCCAAGCGCATGCACTGGGGCGCCAGCCGTGAAGAGTTCGTACGCCCGACCCAGTGGCTGGTGATGCTGCTCGGTGACCAGGTCGTCGATTGCACCATCCTGGCCCAGAAGGCCGGCCGTGAGTCCCGTGGCCACCGTTTCCACCACCCGGAAAACGTGCTCATCACCACCCCGGCCAACTACGTCGAGGACCTGCGCAAGGCCCACGTGCTGGCCGACTTCGCCGAGCGTCGCGAGCTGATCAGCAAGCGTACCGCCGAGCTTGCGATGCAGCAGGAAGGCACGGCCATCGTGCCACCGGCACTGCTGGACGAAGTGACTGCCCTGGTCGAATGGCCGGTGCCGCTGGTGTGCTCGTTCGAGGAGCGTTTCCTCGAGGTGCCACAGGAAGCGCTGATCACCACCATGCAGGACAACCAGAAGTACTTCTGCCTGCTGGACAGCGAAGGCAAGCTGCTGCCGCGCTTCATCACCGTGGCCAACGTCGAGAGCCGCGATCCGAAGCAGATCGTCGAAGGCAACGAAAAGGTCGTGCGTCCGCGTCTGACCGACGCCGAGTTCTTCTTCAAGCAGGACAAGAAGCAGCCGCTGGAAAGCTTCAACGAGCGCCTGAAGAACGTGGTGTTCCAGGCTCAGCTGGGCACCGTGTTCGACAAGGCCGAGCGCGTTTCCAAGCTGGCCGCCTTCATTGCCCCGTACATCGGTGGCAGCGCCGCCAATGCCGGCCGTGCCGGCCTGCTGTCCAAATGCGACCTGGCCTCGGAAATGGTCGGCGAATTCCCTGAAATGCAGGGTATCGCCGGCTACTACTACGCCCTCAACGACGGCGAGCCGGAAGACGTCGCCCTGGCGCTGAACGAGCAGTACATGCCGCGCGGTGCTGGCGCCGAGCTGCCGCAGACCCTCACCGGTGCCGCTGTGGCCATCGCCGACAAGCTCGACACCCTGGTCGGCATCTTCGGCATCGGCATGCTGCCTACCGGCAGCAAGGACCCGTACGCCCTGCGTCGCGCGGCCCTGGGCGTGCTGCGTATCCTGATCGAGAAACAACTGGACCTGGACCTGACCACCGCGGTCGAGTTCGCGGTCAAGCAGTTCGGTGCCAAGGTCAAGGCCGCCGGCCTGTCCGAGCAGGTGCTGGAGTTCATCTTCGACCGCCTGCGCGCGCGTTATGAAGACGAAGGCATCGACGTTTCCACCTACCTGTCGGTGCGTGCCCTCAAGCCAGGCTCGGCACTGGACTTCGACCAGCGCGTGCAGGCCGTGCAGGCCTTCCGCAAGCTGCCTGAAGCCGACGCCCTGGCCGCGGCGAACAAGCGCGTGTCGAACCTGCTGGGCAAGGCCGAAGGCGCCATCGCCGACCAGGTCGAGCCGAAGTACTTCGACAACGCCAACGAGTTCTCCCTGTACTCGGCCATCCAGCAGGCCGACCAGGCCGTGCAACCGATGGCGGCCGCGCGTCAGTACAGCGAAGCCCTGGCCCGCCTGGCGGCCCTGCGCGACCCAGTCGACGCCTTCTTCGAGGCGGTGATGGTCAACGCCGAGGACGCCAAGGTACGCGCCAACCGTTATGCCCTGCTCAGCCGCCTGCGCGGTCTGTTCCTGGGCGTGGCCGATATCTCGCTGCTGGGGTAA
- the gmhB gene encoding D-glycero-beta-D-manno-heptose 1,7-bisphosphate 7-phosphatase, producing the protein MKLLILDRDGVINHDSDAYIKSLEEWIPIPGSIEAIAQLSKAGWTVAVATNQSGIARGYYPLETLEAMHARLRALVAEQGGEVGLIVHCPHGPDEGCDCRKPKPGMLRTIAEHYQVPLTGVWFVGDSKGDLEAALAVDAQPVLVKTGKGERTLEKGVAKTTLIFDDLAAIARELI; encoded by the coding sequence TTGAAACTGCTGATTCTTGATCGAGACGGAGTGATCAATCACGACTCCGACGCCTATATCAAGTCGCTGGAGGAATGGATCCCCATTCCCGGCTCGATCGAGGCCATCGCGCAGTTGAGCAAGGCGGGCTGGACGGTGGCTGTTGCCACCAACCAGTCCGGCATTGCCCGCGGCTACTACCCGCTGGAAACCCTCGAGGCCATGCACGCGCGCCTGCGCGCGCTGGTGGCCGAGCAGGGCGGCGAAGTCGGCCTGATCGTGCATTGCCCGCATGGCCCGGACGAGGGCTGCGACTGCCGCAAGCCCAAGCCTGGCATGCTGCGGACCATTGCCGAGCACTACCAGGTACCACTGACCGGCGTATGGTTCGTCGGCGACAGCAAAGGTGACCTGGAGGCGGCCCTGGCCGTCGATGCACAACCCGTGTTGGTGAAAACCGGCAAGGGCGAGCGGACCCTGGAAAAGGGCGTCGCAAAAACTACACTGATTTTCGACGATCTGGCAGCCATCGCCAGAGAACTTATTTAA